Genomic window (Cellulosilyticum lentocellum DSM 5427):
CTATCATCAAGGAGGGGATAATCTATGAAATATCAAGGATGTTTATTAGCAGTTAAGGATATGGAGATATCAAAAAATTTCTATGAAAAGGTTCTTCAGCAAAAGATTTTGATGGACATTGGTGTACATGTTACTTTTGAGGGGTTTTCTCTACAACAAGGGTATGCCGAGTTAATTGGCGTTCCATCAGATAGCGTCCAAGAAGAATCAAATAATTTTCAAGTCTACTTTGAAGTAGAAGATTTGGATACGGTGTACACCGAGTTAAAACGTACACCAGGTATACTGTGGGTACATGAGATAAGAGAATATCCTTGGGGACAGCGTGATGTTCGGGTGTATGATCCGGACAAGCATATCGTGGAAATTGCAGAGGATATGGGGGTAGTTATCAAGCGTTTCATTGGGCAAGGTATGTCGGTAGAAGAAGTGGCGGAGCGCACTATGTTCCCTCTTGAAGTCGTAAAACAGTATATGCATTTGTAATCAATTTAGACTTATCTATTAACAGTAGCAAAAGAGCTATAAAACGCTTACAAAATCTTGCGTTTTATAGCTCTTTATTTATTATCCGTTGTCAATTTATTTCTTTTCGTATAGAGCATACCTCTTTAATTCTTTTTCCAAAGGTCTGGTGTAAGTAGCAAGAGAATAGGGTAAATTTCCAGACGTCCTATAATCATCAAGATAGAGAAAACGAGTTTACTGACATCACTAAAGGCAGAGAAATTACCCGTAGGTCCTACCAGGCCAAGACCAGGTCCGATATTATTAAGTGTAGTAATGACCGAAGTAAGGGTGGTAGTAAAGTCAAACCCATCTAAAGAAATAATGATGATCCCGATTGTAAAGATAATCATGTAGATGAAGAAATAGTTAAGGACACTAAGTACCGTTTTGTCGTCTATCTTTTTGCCATCCATACGAACAGAGTAATAACCATTAGGATGGATAATTTGTTTTAAGGAATGCTTGATGCTTTTAAAGCAAATAATAGCACGGGACACTTTAAGACCACCTGCTGTAGAGCCAGCACAGCCGCCGATAAACATTA
Coding sequences:
- a CDS encoding VOC family protein — protein: MKYQGCLLAVKDMEISKNFYEKVLQQKILMDIGVHVTFEGFSLQQGYAELIGVPSDSVQEESNNFQVYFEVEDLDTVYTELKRTPGILWVHEIREYPWGQRDVRVYDPDKHIVEIAEDMGVVIKRFIGQGMSVEEVAERTMFPLEVVKQYMHL